A stretch of the Nicotiana tabacum cultivar K326 chromosome 6, ASM71507v2, whole genome shotgun sequence genome encodes the following:
- the LOC107787050 gene encoding uncharacterized protein LOC107787050, which produces MEKKRSLPDWLPAGWKVEFRKGKKEKWYSDPSKELKFNSKTDVLRYLSSVGSNCSKSSNTKEMEKKDTGKFSTGKAASEGLPPGWIKEMRVRRKGHKIRKDPYYIDPVSGQTFRSMKEVSRLLETRESGRIESKPGDQCPGTSELGEPFSTLTAEADKQISLDSDASGKEVDLSRKLKLGAEHMVHSGCVEGSVSSFEGLGGAVPENAEEEDDGKVVSDPVSGENQEKPSQDGVEKHDQKAIQRKRKKGMNLTHRKSKRLAGIKADTSLQLRTNNQVHLATVRQEEETQAATTNNPVNFVDTSKHVATAITGTINEKAEIGNVTSKRQQDVVTLPLKERELPSPAEPAKTNLASCKGDKKGETALESSLSDIWTDPCIEFAIKTLTGTIPVINEKKVDKIPGSSPSMSSVNTPSTAGLPSDEIWADPCFMFAVKTLTGEIPIGDDLCSQNIVQQQFTSSQFQGNNGVVLPNIRCEEFGKANLSHFGAPEKALYKQQPAVAAPNAYQNCWFTKFGPRRPSPLC; this is translated from the exons ATGGAAAAGAAAAGGTCTTTGCCTGATTGGCTTCCTGCTGGATGGAAGGTGGAAttcagaaaaggaaagaaagagaaG TGGTATAGTGATCCCTCAAAAGAACTCAAATTCAACTCTAAGACGGACGTTCTTCGCTATCTCAGCAGTGTTGGCAGTAATTGTTCTAAAAGTTCTAATACGAAGGAGATGGAGAAGAAAGACACTGGAAAG TTTTCAACTGGGAAGGCTGCATCAGAAGGGTTACCACCAGGATGGATTAAGGAAATGAGGGTCAGGAGAAAGGGGCACAAAATCAGGAAAGATCCG TATTATATTGACCCCGTCAGTGGACAAACTTTCCGCTCTATGAAGGAAGTTTCTCGGCTCCTTGAAACTAGAGAGTCGGGAAGAATTGAATCCAAGCCGGGGGATCAATGTCCTGGCACTTCAGAACTGGGAGAACCTTTTTCAACT TTGACTGCTGAAGCTGACAAGCAGATATCGCTAGACAGTGATGCATCTGGCAAGGAAGTTGATTTGAGTCGGAAGCTGAAGTTGGGTGCTGAACATATGGTGCATTCCGGTTGTGTAGAAGGCAGTGTATCATCCTTTGAAG GTTTAGGAGGTGCTGTACCAGAGAATGCGGAAGAGGAGGATGATGGTAAAGTTGTTTCAGATCCTGTTAGTGGAGAAAATCAAGAAAAGCCATCACAAGATGGAGTGGAAAAGCATGACCAGAAAGCAATCCAGCGTAAACGAAAAAAGGGTATGAACTTGACTCACAGAAAATCAAAACGGCTTGCTGGTATTAAAGCTGATACATCTCTTCAGCTCCGAACAAATAATCAAGTCCATCTAGCCACAGTAAGACAGGAGGAAGAGACACAAGCTGCCACCACTAATAACCCTGTGAATTTTGTTGATACCAGTAAGCATGTTGCTACTGCAATAACTGGTACTATCAACGAGAAGGCAGAGATTGGGAATGTGACCAGCAAAAGGCaacaagacgttgttactttgccGCTAAAGGAGCGAGAACTGCCTTCTCCAGCTGAACCTGCAAAAACAAACCTTGCTAGCTGCAAAGGAGATAAGAAAGGTGAAACAGCTCTCGAGTCATCTTTAAGTGACATTTGGACGGATCCATGCATAGAATTTGCAATAAAAACTCTAACTGGTACAATTCCGGTcataaatgaaaagaaagtggATAAGATCCCAGGTTCCAGTCCGAGCATGTCTTCTGTTAATACTCCTTCCACTGCGGGCTTACCTTCTGATGAAATATGGGCAGATCCTTGCTTCATGTTTGCAGTCAAGACTCTTACTGGTGAAATACCAATAGGGGACGACTTATGCTCTCAGAATATAGTACAGCAGCAATTCACTTCATCACAGTTCCAAGGAAATAATGGCGTAGTATTACCAAACATCAGATGTGAAGAGTTTGGCAAGGCCAATCTTTCACATTTTGGAGCACCGGAAAAGGCTTTGTACAAGCAACAGCCTGCAGTAGCAGCCCCCAACGCATATCAAAATTGTTGGTTTACAAAATTTGGTCCTCGTCGGCCTTCACCACTTTGCTGA